Proteins encoded together in one Phalacrocorax aristotelis chromosome 7, bGulAri2.1, whole genome shotgun sequence window:
- the AGTR1 gene encoding type-1 angiotensin II receptor, giving the protein MVPNYSTEETVKRIHVDCPVSGRHSYIYIMVPTVYSIIFIIGIFGNSLVVIVIYCYMKLKTVASIFLLNLALADLCFLITLPLWAAYTAMEYQWPFGNCLCKLASAGISFNLYASVFLLTCLSIDRYLAIVHPVKSRIRRTMFVARITCIVIWLLAGVASLPVIVHRNIFFAENLNMTVCGFRYDNNNTTLRVGLGLSKNLLGFLIPFLIILTSYTLIWKTLKKAYQIQKNKTRNDDIFKMIVAIVFFFFFSWIPHQVFTFLDVLIQLHVITDCKITDIVDTAMPFTICIAYFNNCLNPFFYVFFGKNFKKYFLQLIKYIPPNVSTHPSLTTKMSSLSYRPPENIHLPTKKTARSFDTE; this is encoded by the coding sequence ATGGTCCCAAATTACTCTACTGAAGAAACCGTTAAAAGAATCCACGTCGACTGTCCTGTTTCAGGAAGGCACAGTTACATCTACATTATGGTTCCAACTGTTTACAGCATCATCTTTATCATAGGTATATTTGGGAACAGCCTGGTCGTTATTGTCATTTACTGctacatgaaattaaaaacagtagCCAGCATCTTTCTTCTAAATCTGGCACTGGCTGACTTGTGTTTCTTAATAACTCTGCCACTGTGGGCAGCCTACACAGCCATGGAGTACCAGTGGCCTTTTGGCAACTGTTTATGTAAGTTAGCGTCAGCGGGGATAAGTTTCAACCTGTACGCCAGCGTGTTCCTCCTCACATGCCTTAGTATCGACCGGTACCTGGCCATAGTACACCCAGTGAAGTCCCGAATTCGACGTACCATGTTTGTTGCCAGAATAACTTGCATTGTCATCTGGCTTCTCGCCGGAGTGGCCAGTTTGCCCGTCATCGTTCACCGTAATATATTCTTTGCTGAGAACTTGAACATGACAGTCTGTGGTTTTCGGTATGACAACAATAACACAACGCTCCGGGTCGGGTTGGGTTTATCCAAAAATTTGCTGGGCTTTTTGATTCCTTTTCTGATCATATTAACAAGCTACACCTTAATTTGGAAGACCCTGAAGAAGGCATATCAAATTCAAAAAAATAAGACTAGAAATGATGATATTTTTAAGATGATTGTGGcaatagtatttttcttcttcttttcctggaTTCCTCATCAAGTGTTCACTTTTCTGGATGTATTAATTCAATTACATGTAATAACAGACTGCAAAATCACTGATATTGTGGATACAGCTATGCCCTTCACCATTTGCATTGCTTACTTTAACAATTGCTTGAAtccttttttttatgttttttttggaaaaaactttaaaaaatacttccttcagctaataaaatacattccaCCAAATGTCAGCACACATCCAAGCCTAACAACAAAAATGAGCTCCCTCTCATACCggccaccagaaaatatacacTTGCCCACTAAAAAGACGGCCAGGTCTTTCGACACCGAGTGA